Proteins co-encoded in one Fibrobacter sp. genomic window:
- a CDS encoding stress response translation initiation inhibitor YciH (involved in start site selection during the initiation of translation) has translation MGMDDRYSLVYSTEQGGRVKQEKPKAERPQGDGIVRITLKRLGGGKMASVVTGVPLDEPELKELGRVLKQKCGVGGSVKDFAIEIQGDKRNVLKSELEKRGYTVKLAGG, from the coding sequence ATGGGTATGGATGATCGTTACTCGCTGGTTTATTCAACAGAACAGGGCGGCCGCGTCAAGCAGGAAAAGCCTAAGGCCGAAAGACCCCAGGGCGATGGGATTGTCCGTATAACCTTGAAGCGCCTTGGTGGCGGTAAGATGGCTAGCGTTGTAACTGGAGTTCCACTGGATGAACCGGAGCTCAAGGAACTTGGCCGCGTGCTTAAGCAAAAGTGTGGTGTTGGCGGCTCTGTAAAGGACTTTGCCATTGAAATCCAAGGCGACAAGCGTAACGTGCTGAAGTCTGAACTGGAAAAACGCGGATACACTGTAAAACTGGCTGGCGGCTAG